Proteins from one Bombyx mori chromosome 1, ASM3026992v2 genomic window:
- the LOC101735430 gene encoding multidrug resistance protein homolog 49 isoform X1: protein MANKKKKSKNEENITTLVSFFQIFRYGNCLELLATALGVVFGMISGAGVCCNLLQIGELSTAFVERTKYHDRLSSYLPLTATFGGGKRLVNATHEQNMEALIDDAKAMAIGMFISIGVSLVFCVLSFSLISWSALRQITRIRTLFLRSVLRQDMSWYDTDSEFNLASKMSENLMSIKEGMGEKLAVVSNLVGTSVICLCTAFPLGWQLTLACAAVMPFSVITSIALSNYQTKSSIREMESYSLAGKQAEEILKSVRTIVAFGGENKEVERYRRLLEPAEEFGRKRGLFTGLGNGFNWVLTYSLNAIGFSYGTRLVVNDFDTDSNLRQYPVGAVYSILFSVYMATQSITFCVPHLEGFAAARGAAASIFHLIEREPKIDSLQQKGLTPRRVVGDILLEDVEFCYPSRPEVKVLKGFSIHVKPGECVALVGSSGCGKSTVLQLLQRLYDPQAGSVKLDGKNLKNLNLSWLRSSLGVVGQEPVLFRGTIYDNIAIGSPEATREEIQRVAEIAYAHDFISLLPNGYDTVIGERGASLSGGQKQRIAIARSLLREPAVLLLDEATSALDPHSERQVQAALDRASVGRTTITVSHRLSTIVNADRIICMDQGVIVEQGTHEDLMKAKGFYHKLVTTGNENKEPADIEPLIEEADGDGDNIEPTVPSRLDVRRRSSKKVLRHHSIKKDHPDWLTPRGSISSMVSIGLQNFVFNSDLESEEDEDEEETVKTVSDWQLLKLNAPEWPLITVGSIAAFLQGACFPVFALLFGFSSGIFILDNRDDIIYLADLYSVLFVVIAAVAGISMCLQSTTFTSAGLKMTTRLRHQYFASLLKQEIGFFDKETNTVGAICARLSGDTAEVQGATGLRIGLILQGISSVVVGFLLAISYNWKLTLVATVFLPLMVGSIWLEGIISQKAQIDERNAMESATAIATEAVVSIKTVQSLGVETVFLQKFQDALKTACVAVAYKTRWRGLVYGLGVYIPFMAYCSATVYGAVLVAYGEMEYKLVLLVNEAIMYGAYMLGQSLVYAPSLNTAKACGARILSIIQRQPKIHNAVGVKDKKDWVASGNFSMRDVEFCYPTRPSQRVLKGIDLKMEAGKTIALVGSSGCGKSTILQLFQRFYDPDSGFIELDNRDIRSALTIPRLRRQLGVVQQEPVLLDRSLAENIAYGDNNRKVTMHEIVAAAKAANIHSFIVSLPKGYETNLGANGAQLSGGQKQRVCIARALIRSPRLLLLDEATSALDASSERAVTEALEKAAKGRTCITIAHRLSTVKDADLICVIDKGKIVERGTHAELVSMKGHYWRMCRGQNMA from the exons ATGgcaaataagaaaaagaaatcgAA GAATGAAGAAAACATCACGACGCTGGTGTCCTTCTTTCAAATC TTTCGTTACGGAAATTGTTTGGAGCTGTTGGCAACCGCTCTCGGGGTAGTCTTCGGAATGATAAGTGGAGCCGGCGTGTGCTGCAACCTGCTCCAAATAGGAGAACTGAGCACGGCGTTCGTTGAGAGGACTAAGTATCATGACCGGCTTTCCAGCTACTTGCCGCTGACTGCGACTTTCGGAGGTGGCAAAAGATT GGTTAACGCTACGCACGAACAAAATATGGAGGCTCTTATCGATGACGCGAAAGCAATGGCCATCGGAATGTTCATCAGTATTGGAGTATCTCTTGTGTTCTGCGTGCTGTCCTTCAGCCTAATCAGTTGGAGCGCTTTACGCCAG ATAACGAGAATAAGGACGTTGTTCCTGAGGTCTGTACTTCGTCAAGACATGTCTTGGTACGACACTGATTCAGAATTCAACTTAGCGTCGAAGATGTCCGA AAACTTGATGAGCATTAAGGAAGGTATGGGCGAGAAGTTGGCGGTTGTATCGAACTTGGTGGGGACTTCCGTGATTTGTCTGTGCACCGCATTCCCCCTCGGTTGGCAGTTGACTCTGGCCTGCGCAGCCGTGATGCCCTTCTCCGTGATCACTTCTATTGCCTTATCGAAT TACCAAACAAAGTCTTCGATAAGAGAAATGGAATCATACAGTTTGGCCGGCAAGCAAGCTGAAGAGATTCTCAAGTCGGTCCGAACAATCGTCGCCTTCGGAGGGGAAAATAAGGAAGTAGAGCG GTACCGACGTCTGCTTGAGCCGGCTGAAGAATTTGGTCGAAAACGTGGTCTTTTCACGGGATTAGGCAACGGCTTCAACTGGGTCCTTACATATTCTCTGAATGCTATCGGCTTTTCGTACGGGACAAGGCTAGTTGTCAATGATTTCGATACTGATTCTAATTTGAGGCAATATCCCGTTGGCGCTGTGTATAGT ATACTATTCTCTGTATATATGGCAACACAGTCTATTACATTCTGTGTCCCACATTTGGAGGGCTTCGCCGCGGCCCGTGGTGCGGCCGCAAGCATTTTCCACTTGATTGAAAGAGAACCAAAGATCGACAGTCTACAGCAAAAAGGTTTAACGCCTCGTCGAGTTGTTGGAGATATTTTACTTGAGGACGTTGAGTTCTGTTATCCGTCGCGACCCGAAGTCAAG GTTCTCAAAGGTTTTTCGATCCACGTAAAGCCGGGCGAATGCGTAGCTCTAGTGGGCTCCTCTGGTTGCGGTAAAAGTACTGTATTACAACTTTTACAAAGACTGTACGACCCACAAGCCGGCTCAGTTAAACTGGATggtaaaaatttgaaaaacctCAATCTTAGCTGGCTGAGGTCATCTTTGG GTGTGGTAGGTCAAGAACCAGTACTGTTTCGAGGGACGATCTACGACAACATCGCCATCGGAAGTCCAGAGGCCACACGCGAAGAAATCCAAAGAGTCGCTGAGATTGCTTACGCCCATGACTTTATTAGTCTTCTACCAAAT GGCTACGATACTGTGATAGGAGAACGAGGCGCTTCTCTTTCTGGTGGTCAGAAGCAACGAATTGCAATTGCCCGGTCTCTCTTACGTGAACCGGCGGTGCTACTGCTTGACGAGGCTACTTCAGCCCTTGACCCTCACTCTGAGAGACAAGTACAAGCAGCGCTCGATCGTGCCAGTGTCGGACGCACTACCATAACCGTGTCACATAG ATTGTCGACCATAGTGAACGCCGATAGAATTATTTGCATGGACCAAGGAGTTATAGTCGAACAAGGAACGCACGAGGATCTCATGAAAGCCaaag GGTTTTACCATAAACTGGTGACAACTGGTAACGAGAACAAAGAACCAGCAGATATAGAGCCCCTTATTGAGGAAGCTGACGGTGATGGAGACAACATAGAACCAACTGTACCTTCAAGATTAGACGTCAGACGACGATCAAGTAAGAAAGTGCTGAGACATCATTCTATTAAAAAAG ATCACCCGGACTGGTTGACACCTCGCGGCTCGATTTCTTCAATGGTATCGATTGGACTGCAAAATTTCGTATTTAATAGTGATCTCGAATCTGAGGAAGATGAAGACGAAGAAGAG ACTGTAAAAACTGTCAGTGATTGGCAGCTACTGAAATTGAATGCCCCTGAATGGCCATTGATAACAGTTGGCTCTATTGCTGCTTTCCTACAAGGAGCATGTTTCCCTGTCTTCGCCTTACTTTTTGGATTTTCCAGCGGG aTCTTCATACTAGATAATCGCGATGATATCATTTATTTAGCAGATCTTTATTCTGTGTTATTCGTGGTGATAGCCGCGGTTGCTGGTATATCCATGTGTCTACAAAGTACAACCTTTACAAGCGCTGGCTTGAAAATGACAACTCGACTAAGACATCAATATTTTGCATCTTTGTTGAAACAG gaAATAGGGTTTTTCGATAAAGAAACGAATACGGTCGGCGCGATCTGTGCGAGATTGAGCGGTGACACTGCTGAGGTACAGGGTGCCACTGGACTCAGGATAGGCCTCATACTGCAGGGTATAAGCTCAGTGGTCGTCGGGTTTTTGTTAGCTATCAGCTACAACTGGAAACTTACCTTAGTTGCGACAGTTTTTCTTCCTTtg ATGGTAGGTAGTATATGGTTGGAAGGTATTATATCTCAGAAGGCGCAAATAGATGAACGAAATGCAATGGAATCAGCCACTGCCATAGCTACTGAAGCCGTTGTCAGCATCAAGACAGTGCAGAGCTTAG GTGTGGAGACGGTTTTCCTCCAAAAATTTCAAGATGCACTCAAGACTGCCTGTGTAGCTGTGGCTTATAAAACGCGTTGGAGAGGATTAGTCTACGGTCTTGGAGTTTACATACCGTTCATGGCGTACTGTAGCGCTACTGTTTACGGCGCCGTGCTCGTCGCCTATGGAGAAATGGAATATAAACTAGTGTTGCT ggtAAACGAAGCTATAATGTACGGAGCCTACATGTTAGGCCAGTCGCTGGTGTATGCTCCCAGTTTGAATACGGCAAAGGCGTGTGGAGCAAGGATTCTGTCCATCATTCAAAGGCAACCTAAAATTCACAACGCAGTTGGAGTGAAAGACAAAAAAGATTGG GTGGCGTCCGGAAACTTCAGCATGCGTGATGTAGAATTCTGTTACCCTACAAGGCCAAGTCAACGTGTTTTGAAAGGAATCGATCTGAAAATGGAAGCTGGTAAAACCATCGCTCTCGTCGGGTCCTCCGGATGTGGCAAGTCTACAATCCTCCAGCTATTTCAACGTTTCTATGACCCTGattctggttttatt GAATTAGACAATCGTGACATTAGATCTGCTCTGACTATACCACGGCTGCGTCGTCAGTTAGGAGTCGTGCAGCAAGAGCCGGTGCTCTTGGACAGAAGTCTGGCCGAGAATATCGCGTATGGAGATAACAATAGGAAGGTCACTATGCACGAAATCGTCGCCGCTGCCAAAGCAGCAAACATACACTCATTCATCGTGTCTTTACCCAAG GGTTATGAAACGAATTTGGGTGCGAACGGTGCTCAGCTGTCAGGAGGTCAAAAACAGCGGGTCTGTATAGCAAGGGCACTCATTAGGTCGCCACGCTTGTTACTGCTAGATGAAGCTACATCAGCATTGGATGCTAGCAGTGAACGG GCCGTGACAGAAGCTTTGGAGAAGGCTGCCAAGGGCCGCACTTGCATCACTATTGCTCACCGCCTCTCTACAGTTAAAGACGCTGACTTGATCTGCGTTATTGATAAAG GTAAAATCGTTGAGCGTGGAACTCATGCTGAATTGGTCAGCATGAAGGGACATTACTGGCGCATGTGTAGAGGCCAAAATATGGCTTAA
- the LOC101735430 gene encoding multidrug resistance protein homolog 49 isoform X2: MANKKKKSKNEENITTLVSFFQIFRYGNCLELLATALGVVFGMISGAGVCCNLLQIGELSTAFVERTKYHDRLSSYLPLTATFGGGKRLVNATHEQNMEALIDDAKAMAIGMFISIGVSLVFCVLSFSLISWSALRQITRIRTLFLRSVLRQDMSWYDTDSEFNLASKMSENLMSIKEGMGEKLAVVSNLVGTSVICLCTAFPLGWQLTLACAAVMPFSVITSIALSNYQTKSSIREMESYSLAGKQAEEILKSVRTIVAFGGENKEVERYRRLLEPAEEFGRKRGLFTGLGNGFNWVLTYSLNAIGFSYGTRLVVNDFDTDSNLRQYPVGAVYSILFSVYMATQSITFCVPHLEGFAAARGAAASIFHLIEREPKIDSLQQKGLTPRRVVGDILLEDVEFCYPSRPEVKVLKGFSIHVKPGECVALVGSSGCGKSTVLQLLQRLYDPQAGSVKLDGKNLKNLNLSWLRSSLGVVGQEPVLFRGTIYDNIAIGSPEATREEIQRVAEIAYAHDFISLLPNGYDTVIGERGASLSGGQKQRIAIARSLLREPAVLLLDEATSALDPHSERQVQAALDRASVGRTTITVSHRLSTIVNADRIICMDQGVIVEQGTHEDLMKAKGFYHKLVTTGNENKEPADIEPLIEEADGDGDNIEPTVPSRLDVRRRSSKKVLRHHSIKKDHPDWLTPRGSISSMVSIGLQNFVFNSDLESEEDEDEEETVKTVSDWQLLKLNAPEWPLITVGSIAAFLQGACFPVFALLFGFSSGIFILDNRDDIIYLADLYSVLFVVIAAVAGISMCLQSTTFTSAGLKMTTRLRHQYFASLLKQEIGFFDKETNTVGAICARLSGDTAEVQGATGLRIGLILQGISSVVVGFLLAISYNWKLTLVATVFLPLMVGSIWLEGIISQKAQIDERNAMESATAIATEAVVSIKTVQSLGVETVFLQKFQDALKTACVAVAYKTRWRGLVYGLGVYIPFMAYCSATVYGAVLVAYGEMEYKLVLLVNEAIMYGAYMLGQSLVYAPSLNTAKACGARILSIIQRQPKIHNAVGVKDKKDWQ; the protein is encoded by the exons ATGgcaaataagaaaaagaaatcgAA GAATGAAGAAAACATCACGACGCTGGTGTCCTTCTTTCAAATC TTTCGTTACGGAAATTGTTTGGAGCTGTTGGCAACCGCTCTCGGGGTAGTCTTCGGAATGATAAGTGGAGCCGGCGTGTGCTGCAACCTGCTCCAAATAGGAGAACTGAGCACGGCGTTCGTTGAGAGGACTAAGTATCATGACCGGCTTTCCAGCTACTTGCCGCTGACTGCGACTTTCGGAGGTGGCAAAAGATT GGTTAACGCTACGCACGAACAAAATATGGAGGCTCTTATCGATGACGCGAAAGCAATGGCCATCGGAATGTTCATCAGTATTGGAGTATCTCTTGTGTTCTGCGTGCTGTCCTTCAGCCTAATCAGTTGGAGCGCTTTACGCCAG ATAACGAGAATAAGGACGTTGTTCCTGAGGTCTGTACTTCGTCAAGACATGTCTTGGTACGACACTGATTCAGAATTCAACTTAGCGTCGAAGATGTCCGA AAACTTGATGAGCATTAAGGAAGGTATGGGCGAGAAGTTGGCGGTTGTATCGAACTTGGTGGGGACTTCCGTGATTTGTCTGTGCACCGCATTCCCCCTCGGTTGGCAGTTGACTCTGGCCTGCGCAGCCGTGATGCCCTTCTCCGTGATCACTTCTATTGCCTTATCGAAT TACCAAACAAAGTCTTCGATAAGAGAAATGGAATCATACAGTTTGGCCGGCAAGCAAGCTGAAGAGATTCTCAAGTCGGTCCGAACAATCGTCGCCTTCGGAGGGGAAAATAAGGAAGTAGAGCG GTACCGACGTCTGCTTGAGCCGGCTGAAGAATTTGGTCGAAAACGTGGTCTTTTCACGGGATTAGGCAACGGCTTCAACTGGGTCCTTACATATTCTCTGAATGCTATCGGCTTTTCGTACGGGACAAGGCTAGTTGTCAATGATTTCGATACTGATTCTAATTTGAGGCAATATCCCGTTGGCGCTGTGTATAGT ATACTATTCTCTGTATATATGGCAACACAGTCTATTACATTCTGTGTCCCACATTTGGAGGGCTTCGCCGCGGCCCGTGGTGCGGCCGCAAGCATTTTCCACTTGATTGAAAGAGAACCAAAGATCGACAGTCTACAGCAAAAAGGTTTAACGCCTCGTCGAGTTGTTGGAGATATTTTACTTGAGGACGTTGAGTTCTGTTATCCGTCGCGACCCGAAGTCAAG GTTCTCAAAGGTTTTTCGATCCACGTAAAGCCGGGCGAATGCGTAGCTCTAGTGGGCTCCTCTGGTTGCGGTAAAAGTACTGTATTACAACTTTTACAAAGACTGTACGACCCACAAGCCGGCTCAGTTAAACTGGATggtaaaaatttgaaaaacctCAATCTTAGCTGGCTGAGGTCATCTTTGG GTGTGGTAGGTCAAGAACCAGTACTGTTTCGAGGGACGATCTACGACAACATCGCCATCGGAAGTCCAGAGGCCACACGCGAAGAAATCCAAAGAGTCGCTGAGATTGCTTACGCCCATGACTTTATTAGTCTTCTACCAAAT GGCTACGATACTGTGATAGGAGAACGAGGCGCTTCTCTTTCTGGTGGTCAGAAGCAACGAATTGCAATTGCCCGGTCTCTCTTACGTGAACCGGCGGTGCTACTGCTTGACGAGGCTACTTCAGCCCTTGACCCTCACTCTGAGAGACAAGTACAAGCAGCGCTCGATCGTGCCAGTGTCGGACGCACTACCATAACCGTGTCACATAG ATTGTCGACCATAGTGAACGCCGATAGAATTATTTGCATGGACCAAGGAGTTATAGTCGAACAAGGAACGCACGAGGATCTCATGAAAGCCaaag GGTTTTACCATAAACTGGTGACAACTGGTAACGAGAACAAAGAACCAGCAGATATAGAGCCCCTTATTGAGGAAGCTGACGGTGATGGAGACAACATAGAACCAACTGTACCTTCAAGATTAGACGTCAGACGACGATCAAGTAAGAAAGTGCTGAGACATCATTCTATTAAAAAAG ATCACCCGGACTGGTTGACACCTCGCGGCTCGATTTCTTCAATGGTATCGATTGGACTGCAAAATTTCGTATTTAATAGTGATCTCGAATCTGAGGAAGATGAAGACGAAGAAGAG ACTGTAAAAACTGTCAGTGATTGGCAGCTACTGAAATTGAATGCCCCTGAATGGCCATTGATAACAGTTGGCTCTATTGCTGCTTTCCTACAAGGAGCATGTTTCCCTGTCTTCGCCTTACTTTTTGGATTTTCCAGCGGG aTCTTCATACTAGATAATCGCGATGATATCATTTATTTAGCAGATCTTTATTCTGTGTTATTCGTGGTGATAGCCGCGGTTGCTGGTATATCCATGTGTCTACAAAGTACAACCTTTACAAGCGCTGGCTTGAAAATGACAACTCGACTAAGACATCAATATTTTGCATCTTTGTTGAAACAG gaAATAGGGTTTTTCGATAAAGAAACGAATACGGTCGGCGCGATCTGTGCGAGATTGAGCGGTGACACTGCTGAGGTACAGGGTGCCACTGGACTCAGGATAGGCCTCATACTGCAGGGTATAAGCTCAGTGGTCGTCGGGTTTTTGTTAGCTATCAGCTACAACTGGAAACTTACCTTAGTTGCGACAGTTTTTCTTCCTTtg ATGGTAGGTAGTATATGGTTGGAAGGTATTATATCTCAGAAGGCGCAAATAGATGAACGAAATGCAATGGAATCAGCCACTGCCATAGCTACTGAAGCCGTTGTCAGCATCAAGACAGTGCAGAGCTTAG GTGTGGAGACGGTTTTCCTCCAAAAATTTCAAGATGCACTCAAGACTGCCTGTGTAGCTGTGGCTTATAAAACGCGTTGGAGAGGATTAGTCTACGGTCTTGGAGTTTACATACCGTTCATGGCGTACTGTAGCGCTACTGTTTACGGCGCCGTGCTCGTCGCCTATGGAGAAATGGAATATAAACTAGTGTTGCT ggtAAACGAAGCTATAATGTACGGAGCCTACATGTTAGGCCAGTCGCTGGTGTATGCTCCCAGTTTGAATACGGCAAAGGCGTGTGGAGCAAGGATTCTGTCCATCATTCAAAGGCAACCTAAAATTCACAACGCAGTTGGAGTGAAAGACAAAAAAGATTGG caatga